In the genome of Drosophila kikkawai strain 14028-0561.14 chromosome 2R, DkikHiC1v2, whole genome shotgun sequence, the window TAAAGTATCGATAAAAAAAACTAGCTGCACGTCGTCGTCGATAGACCAACTttttaaacaaacaattttttacaGCGAATTGACCCCTTTTtagcttaatttttaaattatacatgCTTCGAAAAAGCTTCTAAATTTCCTCCTACAATTTCTGCTAGGACCGTCAAAAAACACCTAAATCCAGAGTCCTGTTAAACGCCTTTAATGTTAGTTGGGTTAACATTGTTTATCGCTGTTTAAGCAGATGTCagatgtttttaattttttaaatagagaATTTGTGCTTATTTATAAAAGGTAAGTGTAAAATTAACCATTTATTCGTATacaaatcaaagtaaaaaagGCGCATTTGTTTACCTCTTCCCAGCTTTCTCCAAACGCATCTGGCAAGATGAAGGCAAAAGAGGCAAATAACAAAAAGAAGCcggaaaggaaaataaatgctGCGAGCTATCCGGCCAAAAGGATTCCCAGCAATGCCCTAAAACGCACTCTCGAGATCGCAACCAATCCCATTGACAGTTTCTGGCTGAACAAGAACACATCGTGCGTTCGACCTATTAACTACGAGCTATACTACGGCAAAAACCGCTCGCCCACCAATGAGAAGCTGCGTCTGGCCAGGAATTGCCTCATGCAGCGTGACTACAAGAACCTGGCCAAGCTGCTGGCCTCCAACCTTGCCGGGGACACTGTTCTGCAGAGGGATTCGTACGCTGTATTCGCGGAATATGCAGAGAtactcaaaaagttcacaaaactgaaaccgaaaaaTATTGACAAGGCTACTGAGACACCTCCTGAGGCAGCAGAACCCCTAAATCTTAACCCAGACTCAttagatattttaattcaatccATGTAATACCACAATTAAAATAAGCTCTTGTATTTTTGGTAAAAACACAAccatatatatgtgtatatttattaagcGTTATGttcttccttttatttttgacttaaatataatatcaaTAAGTTTTAAGGTTTTGCTAAATAAATACTGAAACGTGTGTAcaaaatatgtgtgtgtgtttgaaaagaaaaagttgTGGTTTGTGTCTTACGAAAATTATTATGTACAGTGTAGGTaggtttctttttaaaaaacgatcatatgtatgtgtgtgtggtcaAAACAAGTCTAGAATCTATATAGTAGATGATACCTTGGTTTGTtctttgacagcgctataatttgtaatatattaatatcCTTTTATATATTGGGTACTTCTTAATCGGTAACAACTTCTAGGTACAAAGGGGGCTTATATGGTTGCCTTTTCGCCAAATTACGCTCAAATCGTGACTACAAGAACCTGGCCAAGCTGCTGGCCTCCAACCTTGCCGGGGACACTGTTCTGCAGAGGGATTCGTACGCTGTATTCGCGGAATATGCAGAGAtactcaaaaagttcacaaaactgaaaccgaaaaaTATTGACAAGGCTACTGAGACACCTCCTGAGGCAGCAGAACCCCTAAATCTTAACCCAGACTCAttagatattttaattcaatccATGTAATACCACAATTAAAATAAGCTCTTGTATTTTTGGTAAAAACACAACcttatatatgtgtatatttattaagcGTTATGttcttccttttatttttgacttaaatataatatcaaTAAGTTTTAAGGTTTTGCTAAATAAATACTGAAACGTGTGTAcaaaatatgtgtgtgtgtgtttgaaaagaaaaagttgTGGTTTGTGTCTTACGAAAATTATTATGTACAGTGTAGGTaggtttctttttaaaaaacgatcatatgtatgtgtgtgtggtcaAAACAAGTCTAGAATCTATATAGTAGATGATACCTTGGTTTGTtctttgacagcgctataatttgtaatatattaatatcCTTTTATATATTGGGTACTTCTTAATCGGTAACAACTTCTAGGTACAAAGGGGGCTTATATGGTTGCCTTTTCGCCAAATTACGCTCAAATCTCttggtatacatatataagcATTGGGTTCGCTATAAGGTTAGTTTAGCTTTTGGATAATTTCTTATTCTCTCTTAACGtttgttttataaactttCCCGTCAATAATCCCTCCTCCCCCATCAACAACACATTTAGAATCCTTGTGTACGAGTATGTGTAAGCCAAGTCGGGCCTCCTCCAGTGGATAGTTTCGTTAGTATCGGTATATATGGCAGCATATATGTAGTTTAAGCATACAATACAAATCATTTCAACTCCACTCCCCTTTGACAATGAGTAACTTTTGCGCACAGCGTGTTTCGGGCTAAGATAAGGTTAGATTTTACAGCATTTGCAGGACATGTTTTAAAGCTTAACACAACAAGATCAGGGAATTGAAATACGAGTGAGTAAGATGACTCCTCTCTTGAGACATGTTTACATATTTAGTCTTGGGCAAAGCAAATATAAATAGTCGCACGCTTTgtgataaaatataataaataaaaaaacttgtCTTATGTATCATTAGAGTTTAAAAAGACGCATACACCTCACACacatcaatatatatatatatatatctatatacaaTCACGCTTGGCCAGCAGAACGCCGATTAGTCGGGCAGCATGTGGACGAAGCTGACGGGAAACATGCCCCTTCTCGACGGCTGGCCCTCGATAGTGCCCTCCATCCAGTTGTCGTCGTCCGTGCGCTCATTCAGCACGATCAGGATCTCACCCTCCTTGAACTCCAGCTCGTCATCGTTGTCCGCGACGCAGTCGTACAGAGCTCGGCATCGTCGCTGGCCATTCTTAAAAGATTAAGAAAGTTTTGCGATTAGAACTAGGTACTCCCCCAAGTAGGGATTGCCCGAACTTCCACTTACATAATGGAATTTCCCGCCTAGTCCTGAACCGCCGCCTCCCGTCTTCGAGGGATTGTCTGGCGATGAATTAAGCCGATCGTTGTCACTCGATGACACATTCGACTCGGCGGAATGATCCAGACCGCCCCCAGAGCTGTCCATGTCCGTATGCCAGGACTCGTAGTCAGTAAAATTGGCAGACTGATTAATTAACTGCAAGGATGTGGCAAGACATAAGCATTAGTCATACAGAACTATATTTGAATTAAGTCAGTAAAAACTCAGATAAACACACAAAGAAATATAGAGAACAGTTGGTGAGTATGGGCACGGGCGCATGGGTTATGGGGTTAGAGCTTTGCAGAGAGATGCACAAAACGAGACACTTAGTAGagaaacaacagcaacagcagaaacGGCCACAACGAGAATATGTT includes:
- the udd gene encoding uncharacterized protein udd; translation: MKAKEANNKKKPERKINAASYPAKRIPSNALKRTLEIATNPIDSFWLNKNTSCVRPINYELYYGKNRSPTNEKLRLARNCLMQRDYKNLAKLLASNLAGDTVLQRDSYAVFAEYAEILKKFTKLKPKNIDKATETPPEAAEPLNLNPDSLDILIQSM